One Anaerolineales bacterium genomic window, GTATGGATGAATTCGGGCGACGAAGGATCGTGCTCGATCTTCGCCCGTAATCGGCTGACGAGTCCACGGACCAATTCGCGGTTCCCTTTATCGCTATAACCCCACACACGCTCGACGAGTACATCGGTCGGGATCGCCAATCCGCGATTGGTCATAAGAACGTAGAGCAGTTGGAATTCCAACTGGGTGAGCCGCTGTGCCTCCTTTCCGTGCACCCGAACACTGCGCGTAGAGGGGTTGAGGGCGATCGTTTCCAGGTCCAACATCGGTGTGGCCAGCAAGGGCGCCGCACGTGTTCTACGAAGCAGCGCGTGGGCATAGGCGGCCAACAAGCTGGGATGGACCGGTATGGGCAAAACGAGGTCGGCGCCGGCTTTGAGCATGTCCACAGTGCGGGTATTGGACAGCGATTCGGCGATAACGATAATGGGGACCTCGCTCAATCCGCGGAAGGATTTCAAATCGTTGATTGTGCGTTCGCTGTTCGTACTCACGATTACCAGCAGCGCCGCCGGCGCTTCTGTCCAATTGGCAATCACTGAGTTGGTTTCTGTCTTCTGTATGACCTTCATCCCCGCCTGGCGCAGGATGAATGCGATCATGTCTCTTTCCTGTGCGTCTTGACTGACGACAATCGTTTCCATCGACTTGTGCTCTACTCAGTTCCCACCCGATCGAGGCATTTAAACACCCTACATCATACTCAGCGCGTTGGCAAGATATCGAGCGCCCAGATAGGTCATAAAGCCGCCGGTGATCAAAATCAGAAACTGATATGCCCGCTCGCTCAACCAGCGCCGTCCACTGCTCGTTGCCGTGGCGAGGGCTGTGTCCCAGGCGAAATCTGCGCTGATGTGACCCAGGTAAAACGCGGCGACTGCTGCTGCGCTGATCGCTTTTGCCTGTGTGAGGTAACCCGCAGCAACGGTGACCCACCATACGTACCAGAATGGATTGGCCAGCGTGGTGATCATTCCCAGGGCGACGAGCGCCTGGGATGATCTCGCCGCAGGAGTTCGGCCCGGTTGTGGAAGCTGTACTTCTTTCTTCCACACCGTTAGGATGTAGCGGCTTCCGATCCAGAACAAGAGCAAACTTCCGCCGATCGAAATCGCCACAAGCACCATCGTGGTGCGCATCACAACGGAAAGACCGAAGCTGATCAAAACAAGGATTGCGAGTTCCAAAACAGAGTGTCCGAAGGCGATGAGGGGTCCCGAGCGCCAACCTTTACGGGGCGCCTCGCTCAGTATCGCTGCCGTAACCGGGCCGGGAGAAATCACCGCGGCGAAGGATACGAGCAGGGAGAATTGAAAAATGGAAAAGACATCGTTTGCGGCCATGATCGACTGCTGGGTATGCGCGATGATCTATTGTAGTCGAAATTCAGCTTGAAATGGAGAATCTACGCGTTTTCTTTGATGAAGCGTGTGAGGTCTGGAAAGATCAGCTTATCGAGGCTGTCATTTTCCAGTGCGGTGTGATTGACGACTTCAAAATTGCGATGTACTTCACGCAGGGCACGCACTTGCCAGGCGGGAGGTGATTGCGAGAAAACGCCGAGACAAACTGTTCTTTTACCGGGGATGAGCAGCAACGTCGAACCGTCGTCGATTTGCGTTGCGAACATACGCGATGTCTTTCCTTCTTCTTCGGCGGAACCGAACGTGCCCAATAATCCCATCGCGTCTTCAGCAGGCTCGGGCATATCCCCCTCGACGAATATACGCTCCCGGGAATTGATCTTGTACAGTCCTACCGAGTGGCAGGTGGCCTCGTTGAGCTGCATCAGGTAGCTGGTCTTCCCCTCTTCCAGCACGACCTGCCAACGGTCGCTTTCCGGATGCATTTTACTCATGCGAAGCGCCACTTCGCGCTGCTGCATGTAATGACGCCGTACCGCCCGATATTGGGAAGCGTTTATTCTGCCTTGCTGGTAATCTTGTTCAAGCCGGTTGATTTTTAGTTCGAGAGCGGCAAGACGCTGCTTTAGGTCCTGTGGTAAATCTTCGTCGATAGGCGCGTTTTCTTCGATCGCAGGCTCGCTCATCGAATCGGTTGTGACGACATCCGGAGGTAAGGGGTGCATCGTGGAAGGTTCTTCGTCGATGAAGGGCGCCGCCTCTTCACCTTCCATCTTGGAGACGCGTTGTTCCCATTCGCGAAGGAGTTCCCTGGCGGCTCTCAATTGTCCTTCGCTGATCGACCCGTCACAGAACGCGATCGCCGCGGAGAGGAATTTCTCTCGCGCACGCTCGAGCCAATCCAATGCCTCTTGATATTCTGCGTTTTCTCCCCCTGAAGTGGCTCGTTTCGCTTTCTTTTCGGTCTTCTGCGCCTTTTCCGTCATGGCGCTTATAATGGTATCCGAAGCGCCTCCCATACGCAACCATCATAGCATTTGGGCGATGAAGTGTGTCAGAGGACGGTTGTACCATGACCGAAAGTAGCTCTATGACGGAAGGTCAGGGATGCGGTATACTCAACGCTGGCATTTTACACGGATGTCGATTTTTTGTTTTTCCGGCAAGACTCGCGAGATGAAAATTGACTCAAAAGGAGTGGTTGATGATGTCGCGGAATGCTTTCCTGGGGATTCTCGTCTTGTTGGCGAGCCTCCTTGGGGCGTGTTCAGGAATCGGTGCAGGGACAGCGACGCGTTCGGCTGAGGATGTGATTGCTACGGCGGAGGCTCTCGCCGATCTCACGCGCGCAGCAACCGTTCAAACGCTGCCGCCGACACCCGAGCCTCCAACCGCGACGGCAACCCCTCCTGGGCCGACATCGACTCCGACCGCGACGCAGGGGCCTCCTTTCGTGGAAGCTGACTACAATGCCTACGTGCGGGAAGGGCCTGATGAATCTTTTGCGTTCGTCGACTATTTCCTCGAGGGACAACGGGGCGAAGTCATCGGACGCTACGAAAATTCGGACTATAATCCGCCGACCTGGTGGTACATCCGGCGTATCGATCAGGGTAAGGACGGTTGGGTATGGAGCGGTGCCGTCACGTTTTTTGGTGAGGAAAGCGGGATTCCGGTGATCAGCGTAGATTTTACCCCAAGCCCAGAAGGTTAATCATTACGAGCGGATTTCGATCCGAAAATCCGGTTACAACTGGAAATTTGGACGGGACGGCGATTCGCCGTCCCGTTTCTGTTTCAATCGGTCAACAACGGAAGGAGGTAGGCGAGACCTAGCGCCATCCATGCGACGACGGACCAGTAGACGATGTATTCGAAGAATGAAAACAAGATAACGGGAAAAGGTTTCAATCCTCGAAGGAAGGGTACTTTCTCCAGCACGTGCAGTCCAAAGACGGCAAAGATATGTTCAGCGACCCCTTCCAATCCACCGAAGACACAGAAAGCGAGAACCAGTTGATTTTCAAAAATGAAAGCAAGCTTCCACATTCCCAACCCGATTGCGGCGTAAAGCAGCACGTTTGAGAGACGGATCGAACGCATCCAATCCGGGTAGATGTAGTGATAATAGATGTCCCAGAAACGTCCCATCAGTACCAAGGACATGATTCCCCAGAAGGCGGCCGAACTGAGGGCGGTGGATCTGGCCGCGTTCATGAAGCGTCCATCCGAATACAAAGACAAAAGTGGGAGCGTCAAGAGAATTCCGATTCCGCCGAAGACCAGCGTGCTCAGCCAGACATCTCGATCCGTTAATTTAAGTTCCATCAGATTGTTCGATTCAGTCGATCGGCAAACGTAGGGCCGTATTTCCCTAATTCGACTTCACGAGGGTGCCTGGTGTCGCCCCCAAGAGTGTATCCTCTATCGACCCGGGTTCCTCACCCGAAAATATCCGCACTTCAATTTGTGGGCTCAAACTGGCGATGGTCAGCGCAGCTTCCACTTTCCCGCGCATACCGCCGGTCACGTCGGCTGCCTGAGTGGTTTCCATGTCGATCTTGTCCAGGTCTTCTGCTTTGATCGAAGGCAGAATTTTCTTCGACTTCGGGAAATCGGCATAGACGCCGGATTCGATGCCTGCGATGAGAACGCGCGATGGACGTAGATGCTGTGCCAGATAAGCGAAGACTGTCTCCGTGGAGACGATCGCCGCGCCTTGTTCGCGATCGAAGGCTACGTCGCCATAAATGATCGGCAGCAGGCCCGCTTCGGCTGCCTGTGCGATGGGTTGGTAAGCCATTTCCCGAATCTCTCCAGCAGCGCTGACGACACTTGCAGAAGGGGGAAACGTCAGCGCGGGCAGCTTTTCGTTCAAGAAAGCATCGACCACGAAACGGTTCAGACGTTGGGCCGCTGCCCATACTTCGGCGAAACCCAGCCACTCAGCGGTTGTCGAAGCGCCGCGATTCGTGGCGTATCGCGCCGCTGCTACGTGTCCGAACGATCCGGATCCATGGCCAATCAGAATACGCAGGTCTGGTTTTTTCCGCAGCGCTCGGGCGATTTCCATCGCCGTGCGTTCCAGGATGAGGTACCTGACCGTCTGCGCCTGGCCTTTTTCCGTGATCAACGAGCCACCCAATTTGAGGAAGATCATGATCATACCCTCGTCATACGTATCCATACAGCGCCGGCGGCGCGCAAGGCTTCTGTGACGGCATAAGCAGCGGCAGGTTGGATGAGTACAACGATGATACCACCAACGCCTGCACCGGATAGCTTCGCACCACAGGCGCCGCAATCCCTTGCCGCAGAAAGCAGTTTTTCGATCGTCTTGGAGCTGACGCCCAAAGCCTCGAGCTTTTCCTGATTCTGGTCCATCAAATTGCCCAATGCAGAAACGTCTCCACCTGCGATGGCCGTCCGGGCGTTTCGGGTGATCTGACCGATCTCTTGAAAGATTTCGTCAAACGATGCCCGATCCCTTTCCCAGGTCTGTCGTACCTTGGCGACGATCTCGCCGGTGTTCGAAGGCAGGCCGGTGTCGGCGAGAATGAAGGAAAATTCACCGCCGATCGAAATACGTTCCGGCTGACGCCCGCGGACGAAATAGACCGCCTGATCGTAAACGATGACCGTGTTATCGATTCCCGAAGGCGTGCCGTGGTGGATCTTTTCTACTTCGTAAACCAACTCCGATTGGCGTGACAGCTCGAGTGGATGATTGAAATGCCGGCAGAGCGCGCGCAAAACCGCCGTCGAGACGGCGGCACCCGAGCCGAGTCCGGAAGCGACGGGAATCTCCGCCGAGATGCGTATTTCGATGGCCGGAAATGAACGAACGTGGAGTTCTTCCAGCGTCAGCTGGGTGATTTTACGCAGCGGGTCATCCCTGTCGGCTTCGTGTAGCCACATATCGAAATTGACGTCCGGGGCGATGAGGTGGACACGATCATGCGCTTGATCCGGGAGTTGTCGGATCTGCGCGTTGGCGCGCAGCTGGCGCAGTGGGAATGCGATCGCTGGTTGTCCGTAGACGACCGCGTGTTCTCCAAAGAGAATGAATTTGCCTGAAGCGCTTGCCCGCGTCATGATCCCAAGTAGAGAATTCCTGCGGATGAAATTCCCCAGAGGACGATTGTCGCCAGGAGGGGCATGTCGGAAAACACGAGTTCTTCCGGTGCGCCGCCGGCGTCTTCGATGTTGACCAGATAGAGATAGCGGAATACGCCATAGATGACGAACGGAATGGTCAACATCATGAGGTGGTTTGTGGGGAGATTTTCGGCCGAGAACGTATAGAGCGAATAGGCGATGATCGTGGTGCTCGAAACGATGATGATCAGTTGGTCGAGAAAGGCTACGGTATAGCGGTCAAAAACCCGCCGATGAGAGTTCGCGCCCTCGGCGAGCAGAACCAATTCCGAGCGGCGTTTGCCCAATCCGATGAAAAGAGCCAGCAGGCTGGTGCAGACGTAAAGCCACGGAGAGAAACGCTCGGTGGTGATCAACGCTACGCCGGCGCCGACTCGCAACACGAAACCCGAGGCGAGTACGAGAACATCGATGATGGGTACGTGTTTGAGCCAAAAGGAATAAAAGAAATTCATGATCAGATAGATCGAGATGACGATACCGAATGAGGTGTTGAGCGCGAAACCTGCACCGAGCGCAACGACGAGCAGTATGACTGCGGTAACTCGACCTGCCGTCAACGATAGCTGACCCGAGGCTAGCGGTCGGTAGCGTTTCGTGGGGTGAAGACGATCTTGTTCCAGATCCGCGAGATCGTTTATGAAATAGACCGCGCTGGCACCAACACCGAGCAGGAAAAAACCGGCGATGGTCGTTAGCAGCGGTTCCAGATCGAAAATCTGCTTGTCAAAAATGAGTGCGGCGAAAATGAAACCATTTTTCGGCCATTGTTTTGGGCGCATTGTTTTCAGGATGGATTTAATCATGGCTGCGATGATAGCAGGAACCATATACACAAGCAAGTAATTACGAAGTTGAATGATAAGTTGTGTACAATCAGGATATGAGCAGGCAGGAACGCATCGACGTCATCCTGGCGGACAAAGGCCTGGCCGAGAGTCGATCTCAAGCGCAGAGATTGATCATGGCCGGCCAGGTTCGCGTCGATGGGCAGGTGATCCACAAACCCTCGCGCCGCGTGGCCAACGACGCGCAGATCGAGATCGAATCGCTGCCGCAGTTCGTCTCCCGTGGCGGGAAGAAATTGGCGGCAGCCCTGGAGCGGTTTCCGGTCGAGGTCGGTGACAGGGTCTGCGCCGACGTCGGCGCTTCGACGGGTGGATTTACCGACTGTTTGCTGCAATACGGCGCCGCGAGAGTATACGCCATCGATGTCGGCAAAGGCTTACTGCATTGGCGCGTACGCAAGGATCCCCGCGTCGTGGTCATGGAAAAAACCAACGCGCGCAAATTGAAATCGCTCCCCGAAGCCGTAGATTTGGCGACGATCGACGCTTCTTTCATTTCCTTGCGCACCTTGCTTCCCGTCGTCTGCGGCTGGCTTGCACCCCGGGCGGATTTAATCGCCCTCATCAAGCCGCAGTTTGAAGCGGGGAAGAAAGTTGTTGGCAAACGCGGGGTCGTGCGTGACGCGGCGGTCCACCGCCGGGTTGTCGAGGACGTGATTGCATCCGCATGCGAGCTTGGATTGGCGCCGCTGGGCGTGATGCAATCTCCCCTGCGAGGACCCAAGGGCAACGTCGAATTTCTCTTCTGGTGCAGAAATGATATTCACTCGGCGGAATTCGAGATCCCGGCGGACCTCTTTCAATACGATTGAGCTGTTCTTGGGCTGTTTGTTTCTGCGAAATTATTTTCTTTGCGCGCAGTCAACGTTCAAATCATTGGATCCCGCGGCTCCATTCTCCTTTCTCGTCTCGTAATACTGTCCCCCTGAGTGCCTCTCGGTTATACTACCTTCTCGATGATCATCATTGAAACTACCCGCGGTAATATCGTCCGATGAGTACGGAAAATCTCCGTAATTTCTGCATCATCGCCCATATCGATCACGGAAAATCCACTCTGGCCGATCGGCTGCTGCAGCTTACCCACACTATTCCCGATCGGGAGATGACGGATCAAGTCCTGGATAGTATGGATTTGGAGCGCGAAAAGGGCGTGACGATCAAAGCATCCGCCGTACGTATGGAATATGAAACGCCGGATGGAAATTCGTACACGCTCAACCTGATCGACACACCGGGGCACGTGGACTTCGGCTACGAAGTCAGCCGCGCCATGGCTGCGTGTGAAGGCGCGATCCTGGTCGTGGATGCCAGCCAGGGGATCGAGGCGCAAACCCTGGCCAATTTGTATCTGGCGCTCGATTCGAATCTCGAAATCATCCCGGTGATCAACAAGATCGATTTACAGGCAGCGCGTCCGGAAGAGATCGCGGATGAAATACACGCCTTGCTCGGGACGCCGAAGGAAGATATTTTGCAGATTTCGGCCAAACAAGGTGAAAACATCCATGCAGTCATCGATGCGGTCATCACCAGGGTGCCCGCGCCGTCATCGCAACATGATCGAACGCTGCGGGCGCTCATCTTCGATTCGCACTACGACTCCTACAAAGGCGTCGTCGCCTACATCCGCGTCGTCGACGGATCACTGAAAGTGGAAGATGAAATTCGATTGATGGCATCGGGCACCAATCTCACGCCGATGGAAGTGGGCATCTTTACCCCTAACATGACGAAAACTTCGTCCCTCGCCGTGGGCCAGGTCGGGTACGTCGCAACGGGATTGAAATCGCTGCGTGAATGCCGTGTGGGTGATACGATGACCCTGGCGCAGAACCCCGCGAAGGAATCGCTGCCCGGCTATCGTTTGCCGAAACCGATGGTCTTCGCCGGTTTCTATCCCAGCGAAGGGGAGGAATATCACAATCTCAAGCAAGCCATCGAAAAACTGCAGCTCAACGATGCCGCATTGGTGTTCGAACCCGAGACTTCGCAGGCGCTGAATTTCGGATTTCGCTGCGGCTTTCTGGGGCTGTTCCATATGGACATCGTGCAGGAGCGCCTTGAACGCGAACATGATGTCAGCATGATCGCAACGGCTCCATCGGTCGAATACGAAGTTGTACTACGGAATGGGGACGTAATGCGCGTGGCTTCTCCTGCCGAGCTGCCGGAGATTGGTGAAATCGAAGAAATCCGCGAACCATGGATGCGCATGCAGGTGTTTTCACCGGAACGTTACTACGGCGCCATTTCGGAACTGGTCTCTGCACGCCGCGGTGAATTCGTCGAGCAAGAATTTCCCACGGCCGATCGCATCGTACTGCACTTCGATCTTCCGTTGGCTGAAATGATCGTGGATTTTTTCGATGTACTGAAATCCCGTACGCAGGGATACGCCTCGTTGGATTATCAATTCCTCGGGTATCGGGCCGGGGATCTGGTCAAGCTGGAAATCCTGATCAACAACGAACCCGTGGATGCGCTGGCTTTGATCGCACATCGAAGCACGGCGTATGCCAAGGGGAAAGCGTTGGTGGCGAAACTGCAGAAACTCATTCCCAGGCAGCAGTTCGCCGTTCCCATTCAAGCTGCTGCGGGTGGACGCGTGATCGCGCGGACGAACATCAGTGCGCTGCGGAAAAACGTCCTGGCGAAATGCTACGGAGGAGACGTCACGCGGAAGAGAAAATTGCTCGAAAATCAGAAACGCGGCAAGAAGCGTCTCAAGCGGGTCGGCAACATCGATATCCCGCAGGATGCTTTCATGGCCGTACTTCGATTGGGGGAAGAATGAGCCCTTCCTTTCGAAGGACGGCGGAAGTTATCTCGAAACAATTGGTGTCCGGATGAGAAAACGATCTCCCCGGACGTACATCGGTTTGTTCATCGGTCTGGGCATCAGTGCGGCTGCATTACTGCTTGCCTTCCGGTGGGCCGGCTTCGAGGCGTTGGAAGATGCGCTCAAAACCGTTCGGTTACCTTTCCTGTACCTGGCGTTGGTGACATTTTTACTTTCGATGTTTGTTCGCGTCGCTGCCTGGCGCGTTCTCCTGCAGCAGCCGGTTCCGCTGTGGCGTGTGTTTACGGTGTTGAATCAAGGATATCTGATCAACAACGTTCTTCCCTGGCGTTTGGGAGAATTCGGTCGGGCCATCCTGCTTGGACGAAGACCCACGATGACCGCTCAAGGGGTTCTCGCCTCGATATTCGTCGAAAGACTCTACGACATCATCATTGCGCTCGGCTTCTTTGCCGCGTTGATCCCCTTTGCGGTTGGAATTCCGGGCGTCTCACGCAGTGCTTTTTTTGCGATCGGCGTGATCGTCTTCGCGGTGCTCGGATTGTTCCTGCTTCTTCGCTATCCCAAAATCGTTTTCCGGCTGATCGATTTCCTCCCGGGAGGAAGAAAACGATGGGGCGTGCACTTCGATCGCTTCAGGGAAGGTTTGATGACGCTGCGCAGCCCGCGAATCATTCTCCTGAGTCTGGGTTTACTCTTGATCAGTTGGTTTTTGGCAGGAATGCAATACTGGTTTGTTTTGGTATCGATCGTTCCGCAGGGGCAGATTCACTGGGCCTTTTTCATGCTTACCATCACAATGCTGGGCGTCGCGATTCCCTCATCGCCGGGCTACATCGGCGTGTTCGAGGCGGCGGGTGTTTTGGCGTTATCGGCTTTTCATGTGCCTGATGGCCAGGCGCTTGCAGTTACTCTAATCCTGCATGCAATGGTCTACCTGATCTCATCTGCGATCGGTGCGCTTGCTTTCATCGGCGAGGGCGATACGATATGGCAAATCCTGCTCCAAGCACGTGAGCGTTTTCTCATCCAGGCGAAGAAACCGGTGGAATGAATGCGTATCCTGACCAGTCTGTATTACTATCGCCCCCATTTCTCCGGTCTGACCGTCTATACGGAAAGATTGTCCAGATCGCTG contains:
- a CDS encoding lysylphosphatidylglycerol synthase transmembrane domain-containing protein; the protein is MRKRSPRTYIGLFIGLGISAAALLLAFRWAGFEALEDALKTVRLPFLYLALVTFLLSMFVRVAAWRVLLQQPVPLWRVFTVLNQGYLINNVLPWRLGEFGRAILLGRRPTMTAQGVLASIFVERLYDIIIALGFFAALIPFAVGIPGVSRSAFFAIGVIVFAVLGLFLLLRYPKIVFRLIDFLPGGRKRWGVHFDRFREGLMTLRSPRIILLSLGLLLISWFLAGMQYWFVLVSIVPQGQIHWAFFMLTITMLGVAIPSSPGYIGVFEAAGVLALSAFHVPDGQALAVTLILHAMVYLISSAIGALAFIGEGDTIWQILLQARERFLIQAKKPVE
- the mvk gene encoding mevalonate kinase; the encoded protein is MTRASASGKFILFGEHAVVYGQPAIAFPLRQLRANAQIRQLPDQAHDRVHLIAPDVNFDMWLHEADRDDPLRKITQLTLEELHVRSFPAIEIRISAEIPVASGLGSGAAVSTAVLRALCRHFNHPLELSRQSELVYEVEKIHHGTPSGIDNTVIVYDQAVYFVRGRQPERISIGGEFSFILADTGLPSNTGEIVAKVRQTWERDRASFDEIFQEIGQITRNARTAIAGGDVSALGNLMDQNQEKLEALGVSSKTIEKLLSAARDCGACGAKLSGAGVGGIIVVLIQPAAAYAVTEALRAAGAVWIRMTRV
- a CDS encoding winged helix-turn-helix domain-containing protein, with protein sequence METIVVSQDAQERDMIAFILRQAGMKVIQKTETNSVIANWTEAPAALLVIVSTNSERTINDLKSFRGLSEVPIIVIAESLSNTRTVDMLKAGADLVLPIPVHPSLLAAYAHALLRRTRAAPLLATPMLDLETIALNPSTRSVRVHGKEAQRLTQLEFQLLYVLMTNRGLAIPTDVLVERVWGYSDKGNRELVRGLVSRLRAKIEHDPSSPEFIHT
- a CDS encoding SH3 domain-containing protein, encoding MMSRNAFLGILVLLASLLGACSGIGAGTATRSAEDVIATAEALADLTRAATVQTLPPTPEPPTATATPPGPTSTPTATQGPPFVEADYNAYVREGPDESFAFVDYFLEGQRGEVIGRYENSDYNPPTWWYIRRIDQGKDGWVWSGAVTFFGEESGIPVISVDFTPSPEG
- a CDS encoding isopentenyl phosphate kinase; this translates as MIFLKLGGSLITEKGQAQTVRYLILERTAMEIARALRKKPDLRILIGHGSGSFGHVAAARYATNRGASTTAEWLGFAEVWAAAQRLNRFVVDAFLNEKLPALTFPPSASVVSAAGEIREMAYQPIAQAAEAGLLPIIYGDVAFDREQGAAIVSTETVFAYLAQHLRPSRVLIAGIESGVYADFPKSKKILPSIKAEDLDKIDMETTQAADVTGGMRGKVEAALTIASLSPQIEVRIFSGEEPGSIEDTLLGATPGTLVKSN
- a CDS encoding LysE family transporter; translation: MAANDVFSIFQFSLLVSFAAVISPGPVTAAILSEAPRKGWRSGPLIAFGHSVLELAILVLISFGLSVVMRTTMVLVAISIGGSLLLFWIGSRYILTVWKKEVQLPQPGRTPAARSSQALVALGMITTLANPFWYVWWVTVAAGYLTQAKAISAAAVAAFYLGHISADFAWDTALATATSSGRRWLSERAYQFLILITGGFMTYLGARYLANALSMM
- a CDS encoding TlyA family RNA methyltransferase: MSRQERIDVILADKGLAESRSQAQRLIMAGQVRVDGQVIHKPSRRVANDAQIEIESLPQFVSRGGKKLAAALERFPVEVGDRVCADVGASTGGFTDCLLQYGAARVYAIDVGKGLLHWRVRKDPRVVVMEKTNARKLKSLPEAVDLATIDASFISLRTLLPVVCGWLAPRADLIALIKPQFEAGKKVVGKRGVVRDAAVHRRVVEDVIASACELGLAPLGVMQSPLRGPKGNVEFLFWCRNDIHSAEFEIPADLFQYD
- the lepA gene encoding translation elongation factor 4; this encodes MSTENLRNFCIIAHIDHGKSTLADRLLQLTHTIPDREMTDQVLDSMDLEREKGVTIKASAVRMEYETPDGNSYTLNLIDTPGHVDFGYEVSRAMAACEGAILVVDASQGIEAQTLANLYLALDSNLEIIPVINKIDLQAARPEEIADEIHALLGTPKEDILQISAKQGENIHAVIDAVITRVPAPSSQHDRTLRALIFDSHYDSYKGVVAYIRVVDGSLKVEDEIRLMASGTNLTPMEVGIFTPNMTKTSSLAVGQVGYVATGLKSLRECRVGDTMTLAQNPAKESLPGYRLPKPMVFAGFYPSEGEEYHNLKQAIEKLQLNDAALVFEPETSQALNFGFRCGFLGLFHMDIVQERLEREHDVSMIATAPSVEYEVVLRNGDVMRVASPAELPEIGEIEEIREPWMRMQVFSPERYYGAISELVSARRGEFVEQEFPTADRIVLHFDLPLAEMIVDFFDVLKSRTQGYASLDYQFLGYRAGDLVKLEILINNEPVDALALIAHRSTAYAKGKALVAKLQKLIPRQQFAVPIQAAAGGRVIARTNISALRKNVLAKCYGGDVTRKRKLLENQKRGKKRLKRVGNIDIPQDAFMAVLRLGEE
- a CDS encoding decaprenyl-phosphate phosphoribosyltransferase, producing MIKSILKTMRPKQWPKNGFIFAALIFDKQIFDLEPLLTTIAGFFLLGVGASAVYFINDLADLEQDRLHPTKRYRPLASGQLSLTAGRVTAVILLVVALGAGFALNTSFGIVISIYLIMNFFYSFWLKHVPIIDVLVLASGFVLRVGAGVALITTERFSPWLYVCTSLLALFIGLGKRRSELVLLAEGANSHRRVFDRYTVAFLDQLIIIVSSTTIIAYSLYTFSAENLPTNHLMMLTIPFVIYGVFRYLYLVNIEDAGGAPEELVFSDMPLLATIVLWGISSAGILYLGS